In the Wyeomyia smithii strain HCP4-BCI-WySm-NY-G18 chromosome 2, ASM2978416v1, whole genome shotgun sequence genome, one interval contains:
- the LOC129724112 gene encoding uncharacterized protein LOC129724112 — MSIRKGLLKLYTKKKNLQEIIMKTIVCLFALVAVIAASSIPLPIGSPVVNRKVRAAESASQENAPVQAAESSADDMEGAETIGLGFHKHIHVVPSYGGYYGGGYPYNGGYARYGGYGGYGGYGGYGGYGGYGGY, encoded by the exons ATGTCGATCAGAAAAGGTCTTTTAAAActctatacaaaaaaaaaaaatttacaagaaATCATCATGAAAACG ATCGTGTGCTTGTTTGCTCTCGTCGCAGTCATTGCTGCCAGTTCTATTCCGTTGCCCATTGGTTCCCCGGTGGTGAATCGAAAAGTGAGAGCTGCTGAAAGTGCATCTCAGGAAAATGCACCAGTGCAGGCTGCTGAATCTTCTGCGGATGATATGGAAGGCGCAGAAACTATCGGATTAGGGTTCCATAAACATATACACGTTGTGCCTTCGTATGGCGGTTACTATGGCGGAGGTTATCCCTACAATGGAGGATATGCTAGATACGGCGGATACGGAGGATATGGTGGATACGGTGGATACGGAGGATATGGAGGATACGGTGGATACTGA